A region of the Methanobacterium sp. Maddingley MBC34 genome:
TTAAAGTGGCCATGCATCTCATGCCTGGTCTTTTCAGTGACCAGGAGCGTGACCTGCGGATGTTCAAGAGATTATTTTCTGATGAACAGTTCAAACCAGATATGCTGAAGATCTACCCCTGCCTGGTGACCGAAGGGTCCAAACTCCATGACTTATGGGAAAAAGGAGAATACACTCCATACTCCACTGAAGAAGCCGTCCAGCTCATAGTAGAAGTTAAGAAAATACTGCCCAAGTGGGTGCGTACCATGCGTATCCAGCGGGATATCCCCTCCCAACTCATAGAAGCCGGTGTTAAAAAGTCCAACCTGGGAGAACTGGTTTATAATCAGCTTAAGAAAGAGAAATTTCAGTGTCAGTGTATTCGTTGCCGGGAAGTGGGACACCAGGCAGCCCAGGGAACATTCACCAGTAAAGACAATGTGCAACTTTTAATGGAGAAGTACCGTGCCAGTGAAGGGGAGGAAATATTCCTGTCCATGGAAGGCCAGGAAGCGGATGTTCTCCTTGGTTTTTTAAGGCTGCGCATGCCATCAGAACAGGCACATCGACCAGAAATCAAACCCGAAACAGCGTTACTTCGTGAACTGCATGTTTACGGCCCTATGATACCTTTGGGTGAAAGGGAAGATGAACTGTGGCAGCACCGGGGTTACGGTGAGGAGTTACTCAAAAAGGCAGAAGAGATCAGCCGTGAAGAGTATGATAAAAAGGAACTTATCATTATCAGTGGTATTGGAGCCCGTAACTATTACCGCAAATTTGGGTATGAAAGGAAGGGGCCCTACATGGCTAAAAAATTAGTTTAGATGTGGATACTGACTAATTGAAGTGAATTGACTACTTCAAATCTGATAATTATTTAATCATTTGAATATTAAAAATACTAAATCAATTCGCAATACTAAAAAAATACCACAAGTGGAGGGATTAATTGATGATATCCATAGAAGAACTGGCTGGAATGATAGATCATACCAATGTGCAGCGGGATGCTACTGATGAGGATATTCGAGCACTATGCCAGGAGGCAGATAACTATGACTTTAACTGTGTCTGTGTAACACCCACCCAGGCAGATCTGGCAAGTGAACTCCTGGAAAGCTCTAGTACACAGGTCTGTGTGGTGATAGGATTCCCCTTTGGAGTGCAAACACCACGCGCCAAGGCCTTCGAAGCAGAGGAAGCTGTAAAAAATGGTGCCTCTGAACTGGACATGGTGATGAACATCGGTGCACTCAAATCAGAACATTACTCCCTGGTCCAGGCCGACATCGCCACAGTGGTGGGAGCAGCAAGGGGACGTGTAGTGAAGGTCATCCTGGAAACAGCACTACTAACCCGGGAAGAAAAGATCATCGCCTGCCAGCTGGCCCGTGAAGCAGGGGCACACTACGTTAAAACATCCACCGGATTCGGAGTAAGCGGTGCCACAGTGGAGGATGTCCACCTCATGAGGGAAACTGTGGGACTGGAGATGGGAGTTAAAGCCGCCGGCGGGATCCGAGACCTGGAAACTGCCATGGCCATGATCGATGCAGGGACCAGTAAAATAGGCACCTCAACCGGCGTGCAGATTATGGAAGAACTCCTAGAACAGGGAAAAAAAGAGAATACCGTTTAAGAGAAGAATTTGTTGATAATACCATGGTTAAAATGAATTTCAATGATATTAAAGTAAAAAAGTTAAGGTGAATTCCAATGGAGATAGAAATTGAGATATTAAAAAAGGGAACAATTAAAGTGCTCCTGGATGATCGAAACCCTGAAAATGCCCAGGCATTCTACAAAAGCCTCCCCATGGAAGGTGAAGCCCAGTTATGGCAGGAAGAAGTTTTCTTCCCCATTCCCCTTGAACATGACTATGAAAATCCATTACCATCCTCAGATAAGGGAGATATATCCTACTGGCCACCCGGGAAGGCCTTCTGCATCTTCTTCGGAGACTCCCAACCTGCCTCTGATGTTAACCATATTGGGAGGGTTGTTGAAGGTTTGGAGCTTATGAAGAGTGTGGAGGAGGGGGATCGGGTGGTTATTCGGAAGTTATAATTCATTTTTTCCCAATCCTTGGAATGTTTATTATAACAATTTTTTCTTGAAAACGAAATTTACTTTTAAAAATAATTATACTTTAAAAAATATTTATACTTTGAAAAACAGTATTTTCAATGGTGATCTATTTGACTTATAAAACTAAAATTTCAAATGGTTTTCAAACTGTTGTGCCCTCCAGTATTCGGAAAAAATTCAAAGTGGGGCCCGGTGATCTCATCGAATGGGTTGCATCAGAGGAAGGGGTGGAGCTTAAATTCCGGAAGAAAGTATCCTTAGATGAAATAACTGATATTGTGGATACTAAAAAAACTGATGCGGTTGAACTTAAAAAGAAAGCCCAGAGGGGATGATCTAGCTGATTTTTGTAGATTCTTCCTTTTTCATAGCACTGGCACTTAAAAATGACCAGTGGCATCCTCAAGCTAAAAAATTAACCCCCATGATAGAAAAAAGTAATAAAACAGTTTCCAATCTGGTTATTTCAGAAGCTGTGACCATGGTGGGCAGTTTAGGAGGGGGAAAACGGGGCAAGCTAATCTACGATTACTTGATGGATAACTGTCAGATAATCCATATTGATCAGGGAATATGTGATAATGCTATCCAGATCTACTTGAAATATGATGGTGTGCTTTCATTTGCTGATTCAGTTTCGGTGGAACTGATGAATCAGAACAAAATCAAAAAAATTGTTTCTTTCGACTCGGATTTTGATAAAATTAATACAATTGAGAGAGTGTATTGAATGAATTGTTTGATTACATTGTTAAAAACTTTAATCTTCATCTAAAAATTTAACCATTCCCACCAGATCATTGGCATTTTTAATTTCTTTTTCAAGATCCAGTTCCAAATAAGCCTTTCTTCCATTAGTGTCACTGGAAGAAACAATCATCTGCATGTCCCCCACCAATTTATATCCATTTACAGGGGTGTGTCCCACAACAGATGCGTTACACCCCACAATGTCCAGGAATATATCCAGATCGGTGCAATTGTAATTGCCGGGCCGGTTGAAAAGCATACCAGTTAAATGTTGAATGTAAAAATAACCGTATTGAGTTATGGTTTTAAGATCTTCCAAACGTCCTATGCTCTTTGCCGGGCCAGCATGACTTATGAATACTTTATTACTTGTTTTAACAGCGATTGGTAGGGTACGGAAGTATTCCTCGTATTCCCTTAACTTCACTCGCCCCCAATAATCATCTTTACTGTTGAATCGTTCAGAAACTCGAGACTCGAATTCACGTCTTTGATCAATACCCCCCTTAAAAACTGGTACTTCTGAAAGGTGGGAGAACTCATGGTTTCCCAGTAGCAGATGAAAATTGGGATATGCTTCATCAAAACTTTTAACCACCTCCAAAACTTCAATGGAATGATCCTCATGACCTGGAACGGGATGAATCACATCTCCGGTTAGTACCACTTCATTACCTTCCTCTATAAATTCCTCCCATATCTTTTTATACCGATTCGTGTCCTTCAAATTTCCATGTAAATCTGTGATTATTAATATTTTTCCTTTTCCAGTTATTCTTAGCAAGTTTCCCTCTTTATAATTCATTTATGGCCTCACCTCTCCTTTTTTAGATGATATGATTGTAGATATTGATCTTTCATTAGGGATGCATAACTTACCAGAACCACTTGGTAAATAAGGGCACCATTTGGTTTTTTGAATCAACTAAATGGTTGGAAGATAAAAACATATTGTTGGGGGAATTTTAAGGAAAAAAGATTTATAATGAATTATATGGTTAATTGAATACATTAAAATCAATATTATACATTGGGTGGTGTGTGTAGATTATTAAGAAACATTAATCAATACCACTTAGTAATAATAGGTAATAGAATAATGGGAGGTGTTGTTATGGAAGGGGAATACGATAGTTTATTTTTAACGCAGTTTTTAACCCAGTCTGCTCCTCCACGGGAAATTAAATCCATGGAGTGGAAGAAGGGAGAGGAAATAGCAGGAAGATATCATATACATGAAATCAGGGAGGGAGGTATGGGTGTTCTTTATTTCTGCTATGATAAAGTAGCCAGGGAACCTGTAACCATCAAAACTTACAAAGATGTGGATTCAATTGAAAATATTGACCAGTTCCGTTCTGAGGCCCTGACCTGGGTGAAGCTGGGAAAACATCCCAACCTGGTTCAAGCCAAATATGTATTAGACGTTAAACAAAAGCCTTACTTATTTTTGGAGTATGTAGAAACTCGTAATAATAAAGATCCGACCCTCAGAAACCTTTTAAGGGAAGGTGAACTTGGATTTGAGAACAGCATGGATCTGGCAGTTCAGTTCTGTAACGGAATGATACATGCCCAAAATGCAATATCCGGACTGATCCACAGGGATGTCAAACCAGAAAACATACTTATCAACTCGCAGGGAGTGCTGAAGATAACTGACTTCGGACTTACCAGAGTCTACTTGAGCCCGGCTGAGGCCCGGGCAGTGGTGGGAACCTTCCCCTACATGTCACCAGAACAGTGCCTGGGTTTAGGGGTGATTGACACCCGCGCCGATATATACTCCTTTGGAGTGGTTCTTTATGAGATGTTAACTGGTAAACTTCCCTTCTTATCCCATGATAAATATGATTACATCCGTTTCCATGTTACTGAGGTTCCAAAAGATCCCTGCCTGATTAAAGAAGGCATTCCAGATGAACTGAGCCAGCTGGTGATGAAGTGCCTGGCCAAAAAGGTAGAAGACCGTTACCGGAATTTCAGCCAGTTGAAAGAGGCTATCCTTACAATTTATCCGGATTTAGATTCTGAAGTGGGGGAAATTAAACGTCCAGAGGAGAAGGTTAAGGCCTTTGAGGCCCAGTACCTCACTAATAAGGGTACCAGTTTAATCACCCTGGGCCGTTATGATGAAGCACTGGCCTTTTTTGACTCTGCCTTGAATGTGGAACCCAACTACATCGATGCTTACTACCGTAAAGCCCTTTCCCTTATTGGATTGGGGAACTATAAAGAAGCGTGCAGAAACTTTGAAAAATATCTTAAAATCAATCCCCGGGATGCTGATGTGCTGATGCATAAAGGGTGTCTTTTAAATTTATCTGGTAGGAGGGATGAAGCTCTTACCTGTTTTGACCAGGCCCTAAGTATCCATCCTTGGTGTCAGGATATAATTTACCATAAAGGGGTGACATTATATCTCATGGGAAGATGTAATGAGGCTTACGAGGCTTTTAAAGAACTTAAAGACCAGAAATATGATAATTATAAGGAGATGTTCCTGGAAACCTGCCCACGGGATGATAGTGATATTGAAAATGAGAATGCTGATTCCAGCACCAAATAGTTGAAGGATTATTAAAAGTTTTCGTGACAAAAATCATTAGAAGGAGGCATTATAATGGCTGATGAAATGTTTATGACCGAAACGATGGATGGGGATCTGGATACTTTGAAGGATTTAGCAAAGAAGATCGATGTTCTGGGTAATGATGTGCGGTTGAAGATCCTGATTGTTATTGGAGCAGAGAGTAAAAAGAAACCAGAAAGAAGGGGTCTTACTGATCTGCGTCATCTAAACAGTATCCTGAGATATAAATTCAAAATAATAATGACTGACAATGGAGTTAAAAAACACTTAAACTGGTTGCTCAATGCAGGGTTCATCAAGAGGGAAGCAGGAATTGCAGAACGATCCATGCGCGGACCCAGAGCAGTAATGAATTATGTGCTGGTTCCAGGTGCCCTGGAAGCTGTTAATAATGATATGAACAGGCTCACCCGTGCCATTGCAGACATAAGAACAGGTATAACCGAATCAGATTTATCTTACCCTATGATTAGGGTTCTTGGTGGAGCAGATGATGGTCAAATTTTTGGACTCTTCAAGGATGAAGTGCGTGTAGGGCGCCAGGGAGGAGTTGACCCTGAAGATCCTGAATACCAGGGAGATATCATACTGGACAACAGTTATGAGAGTGTGACCAGGATTACCAAACCACACGCCACCCTTACCAAGGATAAGGACGGAGAATGGTACCTGGAAGATAATGATAGTAAGTGTGGGGTTTTCGTTAATAGTGACGACCAGGCTGAAGAAAAGATAAAACTTACAGATGGAGATGTGATTAAACTGGCCCTGGGAGAAGGTGGGGCTGAGTTGGTTTTTGTTTCTAATAGTTAATGATGGGTAAATTTGAGATAATGAGATAAATGAATTAAAAATCATTTAATGACCCCCAATAGTAGATTTACGAGTTTT
Encoded here:
- a CDS encoding deoxyribose-phosphate aldolase (PFAM: DeoC/LacD family aldolase~TIGRFAM: deoxyribose-phosphate aldolase) — its product is MISIEELAGMIDHTNVQRDATDEDIRALCQEADNYDFNCVCVTPTQADLASELLESSSTQVCVVIGFPFGVQTPRAKAFEAEEAVKNGASELDMVMNIGALKSEHYSLVQADIATVVGAARGRVVKVILETALLTREEKIIACQLAREAGAHYVKTSTGFGVSGATVEDVHLMRETVGLEMGVKAAGGIRDLETAMAMIDAGTSKIGTSTGVQIMEELLEQGKKENTV
- a CDS encoding hypothetical protein (PFAM: Domain of unknown function (DUF369)), translating into MEIEIEILKKGTIKVLLDDRNPENAQAFYKSLPMEGEAQLWQEEVFFPIPLEHDYENPLPSSDKGDISYWPPGKAFCIFFGDSQPASDVNHIGRVVEGLELMKSVEEGDRVVIRKL
- a CDS encoding putative nucleic acid-binding protein (PFAM: PIN domain) gives rise to the protein MIEKSNKTVSNLVISEAVTMVGSLGGGKRGKLIYDYLMDNCQIIHIDQGICDNAIQIYLKYDGVLSFADSVSVELMNQNKIKKIVSFDSDFDKINTIERVY
- a CDS encoding Calcineurin-like phosphoesterase (PFAM: Calcineurin-like phosphoesterase); this encodes MNYKEGNLLRITGKGKILIITDLHGNLKDTNRYKKIWEEFIEEGNEVVLTGDVIHPVPGHEDHSIEVLEVVKSFDEAYPNFHLLLGNHEFSHLSEVPVFKGGIDQRREFESRVSERFNSKDDYWGRVKLREYEEYFRTLPIAVKTSNKVFISHAGPAKSIGRLEDLKTITQYGYFYIQHLTGMLFNRPGNYNCTDLDIFLDIVGCNASVVGHTPVNGYKLVGDMQMIVSSSDTNGRKAYLELDLEKEIKNANDLVGMVKFLDED
- a CDS encoding serine/threonine protein kinase (PFAM: Protein kinase domain; Tetratricopeptide repeat), coding for MEGEYDSLFLTQFLTQSAPPREIKSMEWKKGEEIAGRYHIHEIREGGMGVLYFCYDKVAREPVTIKTYKDVDSIENIDQFRSEALTWVKLGKHPNLVQAKYVLDVKQKPYLFLEYVETRNNKDPTLRNLLREGELGFENSMDLAVQFCNGMIHAQNAISGLIHRDVKPENILINSQGVLKITDFGLTRVYLSPAEARAVVGTFPYMSPEQCLGLGVIDTRADIYSFGVVLYEMLTGKLPFLSHDKYDYIRFHVTEVPKDPCLIKEGIPDELSQLVMKCLAKKVEDRYRNFSQLKEAILTIYPDLDSEVGEIKRPEEKVKAFEAQYLTNKGTSLITLGRYDEALAFFDSALNVEPNYIDAYYRKALSLIGLGNYKEACRNFEKYLKINPRDADVLMHKGCLLNLSGRRDEALTCFDQALSIHPWCQDIIYHKGVTLYLMGRCNEAYEAFKELKDQKYDNYKEMFLETCPRDDSDIENENADSSTK
- a CDS encoding FHA domain-containing protein (PFAM: FHA domain) — protein: MADEMFMTETMDGDLDTLKDLAKKIDVLGNDVRLKILIVIGAESKKKPERRGLTDLRHLNSILRYKFKIIMTDNGVKKHLNWLLNAGFIKREAGIAERSMRGPRAVMNYVLVPGALEAVNNDMNRLTRAIADIRTGITESDLSYPMIRVLGGADDGQIFGLFKDEVRVGRQGGVDPEDPEYQGDIILDNSYESVTRITKPHATLTKDKDGEWYLEDNDSKCGVFVNSDDQAEEKIKLTDGDVIKLALGEGGAELVFVSNS